Genomic segment of Streptomyces sp. NBC_01210:
GCCCTTGGGGTCAGCCATTGGTCGCCGCCTCCATCATCTTCTCGGTGGTCTCCTGCTCGGAGAGACCGGCGAGCTCAGCGGCGTCCTTGGCGGCGAGCACTGCCTTGTACGTGGTCGGGATGATCTTGCTGAAGCGGTCCACCGCAATGGACCACTCGGCCAGCAGCTTCGACGCGACGGTCGAGCCCGTCTCCTCCTGGTGGCGGCGCACGACATCGTGCAGCCACTGCTTGTCGGAGTCGTCGAGGGCCTCGACAGCGCCGAGGTTGCCCACGTTGACGTTGTCGCGGTCGAGGTCGATGACGTACGCGACGCCGCCGGACATACCGGCCGCGAAGTTACGTCCGGTCTCGCCGAGCACCACCGCGTGACCGCCGGTCATGTACTCGCAGCCGTGGTCGCCCACGCCCTCCGAGACAACCGTGGCACCGGAGTTTCGGACGCAGAACCGCTCGCCGGTCCGGCCGCGCAGGAACAGCTCGCCGCCGGTCGCACCGTAGGCGATGGTGTTGCCCGCGATGGTGGAGTACTCGGCGAGGTGGTCGGCGCCCCGGTCCGGGCGGACGATGACGCGGCCGCCGGAGAGGCCCTTGCCGACGTAGTCGTTGGCGTCGCCCTCCAGCCGCAGCGTCACACCGCGCGGCACGAAGGCGCCGAAGGACTGGCCGGCCGATCCGGTGAAGGTGATGTCGATGGTGTCGTCGGGCAGGCCCGCACCGCCGAACTTCCTGGTCACCTCGTGGCCGAGCATCGTGCCGACGGTGCGGTTGATGTTGCGGATCGCGACCTGCGCACGCACCGGCTGGGCGTCCTCGGCGGAGGCGGCGTTCAGAGCCTCGGCGGCCAGCTCGATCAGCTCGTTGTCGAGCGCCTTCTCCAGACCGTGGTCCTGCTCGACCAGCTGGTGGCGTACGGCGCCGTCCGGCAGCTCGGGGACGTAGAAGAGGGGCTCGAGGTTGAGGCCCTGTGCCTTCCAGTGGTCCACGGCCCGCTCGGTGTCCAGCAGCTCCGCGTGGCCGACGGCCTCTTCGATCGTACGGAAGCCCAGCTCGGCGAGGAGCTCGCGGACCTCCTCGGCGATGAACTCGAAGAAGTTGACGACGTGTTCGGCCTTGCCGGAGAACCGGTCGCGCAGCACGGGGTTCTGTGTGGCGATGCCGACCGGGCAGGTGTCCAGGTGGCAGACGCGCATCATGACGCAGCCGGAGACGACGAGCGGCGCGGTCGCGAAACCGAACTCCTCGGCGCCCAGCAGCGCGGCGATGACGACATCGCGGCCGGTCTTCAGCTGGCCGTCGGTCTGTACGACGATGCGGTCGCGCAGGCCGTTGAGCAGCAGGGTCTGCTGGGTCTCGGCGAGGCCGAGCTCCCACGGGCCGCCCGCGTGCTTCAGCGAGGTGAGCGGCGAGGCGCCGGTACCGCCGTCGTGGCCGGAGATGAGGACGACGTCCGCGTGCGCCTTGGAGACACCCGCGGCCACCGTGCCGACACCGACCTCGGAGACCAGCTTCACGTGGATACGCGCGGCCGGGTTGGCGTTCTTGAGGTCGTGGATCAGCTGAGCCAGATCCTCGATGGAGTAGATGTCGTGGTGCGGCGGCGGCGAGATCAGACCTACACCCGGGGTGGAGTGCCGGGTGCTGGCGATCCACGGGTAGACCTTGTGACCGGGCAGCTGGCCGCCCTCGCCGGGCTTCGCGCCCTGCGCCATCTTGATCTGGATGTCGTCCGCGTTGACCAGGTACTCGCTCGTCACACCGAAGCGGCCGGAGGCGACCTGCTTGATGGAGGAACGGCGCTCCGGGTCGTACAGCCGGTCCGCGTCCTCGCCGCCCTCACCGGTGTTGGACTTGCCACCCAGCCGGTTCATGGCGATGGCGAGGGTCTCGTGCGCCTCGCGGGAGATGGAGCCGTACGACATGGCGCCGGTGGAGAAGCGCTTGACGATCTCGGAGACCGGCTCGACCTCGTCGATGGAGATCGCTTCCCGCTCGGACCTGAAGCCGAAGAGACCGCGCAGCGTCATCAGGCGCTCGGACTGCTCGTTGACCCGGTCCGTGTACTTCTTGAAGATGTCGTAGCTGCGCGAGCGCGTGGCGTGCTGCAGCCGGAAGACCGTCTCCGGGTCGAAGAGGTGCGGCTCGCCCTCGCGGCGCCACTGGTACTCGCCCCCGATCTCCAGCGCACGGTGCGTGGCGGAGATGCCGGAGGCCGGGTAGGCCTTGGCGTGCCGGGCGGCGACCTCCTTGGCGACGACCTCGAGACCGGCTCCGCCGATCTTCGTGGCGGTGCCGTTGAAGTACTTCTCCACGAAGGCGTCGTCGAGACCGACGGCCTCGAAGACCTGCGCGCCTCGGTAGGAGGCGACCGTCGAGATGCCCATCTTGGACATGACCTTCAGGACGCCCTTGCCGAGGGCGTAGATGAGGTTGCGGATGGCCTGCTCGGGCTCCAGGCCCTGGATGAACGTACCGGCGCGGACCAGGTCCTCGACGGACTCCATCGCCAGGTACGGGTTGACGGCGGCGGCGCCGTAGCCGATGAGGAGCGCGACATGGTGCACCTCGCGGACATCGCCGGCCTCGACCAGCAGACCGACCTGTGTGCGCTGCTTGGTGCGGATGAGGTGGTGGTGCACGGCGGAGGTGAGCAGCAGCGACGGGATCGGCGCGTGCTCGGCGTCCGAGTGCCGGTCGGAGAGGACGATCAGTCGGGCGCCGTCCTCTATGGCCGCGTCGACCTCGGCGCAGATCTCCTCGAGACGGGCGGCGAGGGCGTCACCGCCGCCGCTGACCCGGTAGAGACCGGAGAGCGTCGCGGCGGTCATGCCCGGCATGTCGCCGTCGGCGTTGATGTGGATGAGCTTGGCCAGCTCGTCGTTGTCGATCACCGGGAAGGGCAGGGTGACGCTGCGGCAGGTCGCGGCGGTCGGCTCCAGGATGTTGCCCTGCGGGCCGAGCGAGGAGCGCAGCGAGGTGACGAGCTCCTCGCGGATGGCGTCCAGCGGCGGGTTGGTGACCTGCGCGAAGAGCTGGGTGAAGTAGTCGAAGAGCAGCCGGGGGCGCTGGGACAGGGCCGCGATCGGCGAGTCCGTACCCATGGAGCCGAGCGGCTCACCGGCGGTACGGGCCATCGGCGCGAGGATGACGCGCAGCTCCTCCTCGGTGTACCCGAAGGTCTGCTGGCGGCGAGTGACCGAGGCGTGGGTGTGGACGATGTGCTCACGCTCGGGAAGGTCCTCGAGCTCGATCTCGCCGGCTTCCAGCCACTCCTGGTACGGCTGCTCGGCGGCGAGGGAGGACTTGATCTCGTCGTCCTCGATGATGCGGTGCTCGGCGGTGTCGACGAGGAACATCCTGCCGGGCTGGAGGCGGCCCTTGCGGACGACCTTCGCGGGGTCGATGTCGAGGACGCCGACCTCGGAGGAGAGGACGACGAGTCCGTCGTCGGTCACCCAGTAGCGACCGGGTCGCAGACCGTTGCGGTCGAGGACCGCGCCGACCTGGGTGCCGTCGGTGAAGGTGACGCAGGCCGGACCGTCCCAGGGCTCCATCATCGTGGAG
This window contains:
- the gltB gene encoding glutamate synthase large subunit, with protein sequence MRSDAWSPMDGRPTPQGMYDPRNEHDACGVGFVATLTGVPSYELVEQALTVLRNLEHRGATGSEPDSGDGAGILLQVPDAFLREVSGFDLPEAGAYAVGIAFLPADDSSNAVSRIETIAAEEGLNVLGWREVPVTPDLLGSGARATMPAFSQLFVSDGTSTGIALDRKAFVLRKRAEREAGVYFPSLSARTIVYKGMLTTGQLEPFFPDLSDRRCATAVALVHSRFSTNTFPSWPLAHPYRFVAHNGEINTVKGNRNWMRARESQLVSDLFGAEKLERIFPVCTPDASDSASFDEVLELLHLGGRSLPHSVLMMVPEAWENHDSMDPARRGFYQYHSTMMEPWDGPACVTFTDGTQVGAVLDRNGLRPGRYWVTDDGLVVLSSEVGVLDIDPAKVVRKGRLQPGRMFLVDTAEHRIIEDDEIKSSLAAEQPYQEWLEAGEIELEDLPEREHIVHTHASVTRRQQTFGYTEEELRVILAPMARTAGEPLGSMGTDSPIAALSQRPRLLFDYFTQLFAQVTNPPLDAIREELVTSLRSSLGPQGNILEPTAATCRSVTLPFPVIDNDELAKLIHINADGDMPGMTAATLSGLYRVSGGGDALAARLEEICAEVDAAIEDGARLIVLSDRHSDAEHAPIPSLLLTSAVHHHLIRTKQRTQVGLLVEAGDVREVHHVALLIGYGAAAVNPYLAMESVEDLVRAGTFIQGLEPEQAIRNLIYALGKGVLKVMSKMGISTVASYRGAQVFEAVGLDDAFVEKYFNGTATKIGGAGLEVVAKEVAARHAKAYPASGISATHRALEIGGEYQWRREGEPHLFDPETVFRLQHATRSRSYDIFKKYTDRVNEQSERLMTLRGLFGFRSEREAISIDEVEPVSEIVKRFSTGAMSYGSISREAHETLAIAMNRLGGKSNTGEGGEDADRLYDPERRSSIKQVASGRFGVTSEYLVNADDIQIKMAQGAKPGEGGQLPGHKVYPWIASTRHSTPGVGLISPPPHHDIYSIEDLAQLIHDLKNANPAARIHVKLVSEVGVGTVAAGVSKAHADVVLISGHDGGTGASPLTSLKHAGGPWELGLAETQQTLLLNGLRDRIVVQTDGQLKTGRDVVIAALLGAEEFGFATAPLVVSGCVMMRVCHLDTCPVGIATQNPVLRDRFSGKAEHVVNFFEFIAEEVRELLAELGFRTIEEAVGHAELLDTERAVDHWKAQGLNLEPLFYVPELPDGAVRHQLVEQDHGLEKALDNELIELAAEALNAASAEDAQPVRAQVAIRNINRTVGTMLGHEVTRKFGGAGLPDDTIDITFTGSAGQSFGAFVPRGVTLRLEGDANDYVGKGLSGGRVIVRPDRGADHLAEYSTIAGNTIAYGATGGELFLRGRTGERFCVRNSGATVVSEGVGDHGCEYMTGGHAVVLGETGRNFAAGMSGGVAYVIDLDRDNVNVGNLGAVEALDDSDKQWLHDVVRRHQEETGSTVASKLLAEWSIAVDRFSKIIPTTYKAVLAAKDAAELAGLSEQETTEKMMEAATNG